The sequence CTGGCTTCCTGAAGCACATTGTTTGACAGCCCAAGGCTGGGCTCTGTGAGACAACCAGCAGCAAAAACAGCAAATCTAAAGGGAAATGTTAAAGCATGTTGAAACAATCGAAAATGGACACACAATACACCAAAACATATGAGGTGCTGAAAAAGAAGTTctgagaaggaaatttatagcaataaattcatatatatagaaaatagaaacatttcaATTATCCAATGTAACTTTATACTTGAAGGAATTGAATAAGACAAACAAGCGAAGTCCAGGGTTCATggaaggaaacaacaaaaatcagagagaaaataaatgaaaaacaataaaatagtcCAAAGAATTAAGCGTTGGTTttgccaaaagaaaaagacaattgtCAAAGCTTTAGGGAGACTAacttggaaaaaaagagagaacactcaaataaataaaaccagaaatggaagaggagacattacaattgatactacagaaatacataggatCATAATATGttactataaacaattatatgtcaacaaattagatGACATAAGAAATGGacaattcctagaaacacacaatctGCCAAGATTgaatcagaaagaaatggaaaatctgaacagaacaaCACAAGGAAGGACCTTGAATTGGTAATCCAAAATCTCCCAACACAGAAAATCTGCAGAACAGATAGCTTCACCGGTAAGTTCTACCAAACAATCAAAGATGACTTAAtccctatccttctcaaactcttccagaaacttgaagagaagggaaagcttCCTAACTGCTTCTATGAAGAAAACAACATACTGATACcgaagccagacaaggacaacactaaacaagaaaattataggccaacacGACTGGTGAACACccatgcaaaattcctcaacaaaatactagcgaATAGATTAcaatacgttaaaaggatcatatgccTTGTTCAAGAaggatttattccagaaatgcagggatgcttcaacatccacaaaaCAATCAATGTGGcacgccacattaacaaaatgaagaataaaaatcagatgattatctcaatagatgcagagaaagcatttgacaagatacagcatccatttgtgttaaaaactctgaataaaataggcatagaaggaaagtatctcaacacaATAGACGCTGTATATGGCCCACCCACAGCTAGTATCATTCTCATGGGATTAAAACTGAAGGCAATCCTTctagaaaaataaccaaataaggatgcccactttcaccactcttatttatcATAGTATtgtaagtcctagccagaacaatcaggcaagaaaaataaatgaaagttatACAAATAGGAAACAGAGAAGTGAAGCTGTCATtttttgtagatgacatgattttaggTATGGAAAACActaaggaatccaccaaaaaactttcagaaataataaatgaatatggtgaagttgcaggatacaaagtcaccATACAAAAATCCACCATAAAAAAAAAGTTGGGCTTCTATGCACTAACAACGAAGtcgcagaaagagaaattaagaatacgatCCCATTTAtaagggcaagaaaaagaataaaatacctaggaataaacttaaccaaagacatgaaagaaatgtatgctgaaaactataaaacgttgttaaaagaaattgaagaagacacaaagaaatggaaaactattccatgctcttcttttggaagaattaacataatgaaaatgcaaatacttcctaaagcaatctgcagattcaatgcaatacctatcaaagtcccaacaacgtttttcacagaaatagcagaaagaatcctaaaattcatatgggacaacaaaaagccctgaatagccaaaggaatcctgagatgaaagaacaatgctggaggtatcacactccttgatgtcaaaatatattacaaagctatattaATCTAAATTGTGTGGTACTGTCACAAAAGCAGcaacacagatcaagggaacagaatcaagaccccagaaataaacccacacatcaatggacagtgaatttttgacaagggagccaagaacatacaatgcagaatggaaagtctctttagtaaatggtgctgggaaaactgaacagccacatgcaaaagaatgaaagcagaccattatcttacaccataagTGAAAAGTAACTCAAAACGGTTTAAAGTCTtgtatgtaagacctgaaaccatgaaacctataggagaaaacacaggcagcaggCTCTTCGACATCGGTGGTAACAGCATATATTCAAGCACCATTTCTGaaggggcaagggaaacaatagaaaaacaaatgggactgcaacaaactaaaaaagcttctgcacagcagaggaaaccatcaacaaaatgaaaagacaaccaaacgcttgggagaagatattagcaaaccacatatctgataagtggttaatatccataaCATACAAATAATTCATACGTCTCAACAACACAAAAACtaaaaagccaattaaaagatgggcaaaagatctgaagatacatttctccaaagaagatacactgaTGGCCccaggcacatgaaaagttgttcaacatcgtTAactctcagggaaatgcaaatcaaaactacaatgagatattacctcactcccatcagaatgcctataattagcaagactggaaacaagtgttggagaggatgtagagagtaGACAGCTGTCATACACCACCGGTGTGagtgcacactggtgcagccactacgtaaaacagtatggagattcctcaaaaaattaagaacagaactactGTATGACCCTGCTGTTCCAATGCTGGGTATTAATCAAGAAcacgaaaacatgaatgcataaagatacatgcaccccctatgttcatcgcagaattattcacaataaccaagacttggaagcaacctacgtgcccatcaagggacgaatggataaagaggatgcagtgtatgtacacaatggaatactactctgccctcagaaatgatgaaatctggctacttgtgacaacatggatggaccgtgggggtattatgctaagtgaaataagccagaggggaatgtcaaatacagtatgatctcacacataagtagaagacaaaaaaacaccaaacaatcacatagagacagaggttggattggttctcaccagaggggaagggaggagggaggagggagaaaggggtgattagtcacGTGTGTGTcttgatggattgtaattagtctttgggtggtgaccatgatgtaatccacacagaaatcgaaatatgatgatgtacacctgaaatttatataatgttgtaaaccaatgtaaCCACAATCAacataaattaattgaaattagAAGTACTGCATGATCCagaaatcctacttctgggtGTATTTCCTATTTAACGAAATTATGATCTCAGAGAGATATCTGCCCtcctaagttcattgcagcattatgcacaataccCAATAtatgaaacaacctaaatgcccatctatggttgaatggataaagaagatgtggtggatATGTACAATGGAAagctattcatccttcaaaaagaaagaaattctgccatACGTGACAACATGAAtcaacctggaggacattatgccaagtgcaATAAGCAAGACAAAGACAAATTAAGCATACTTTCACTTACAAGTGTactctaaaatagtcaaacttatagaaacagtagaatggtggttgccaggggctgggaaaaAGGGGGATATGGAGAGATGCAAGTTTCACTTTTGcagatgaatgagttctggagatctaaagTACAGCCATGTGACTACAGTTAGCAAGGCTCTATTTTGTCATTGAAATTTGCTtaaagagtagatcttaattgTTGTCAccacacatgcaaaataatggTAGCTCCATAAGATGACAGATGTGGTATATAGcttgattatttcacaatatatactcatgtcaaaacatcacattgtacatcccgaaaaaaatgatatttatttgtcaattataccttgaTGAAGTTGAAGAAATTGTTTCATGTAATTACACCAAGGATATTGGAAGTTATTCCGTTTctaattttaagtatttattctcattattaatacatatttttgcAATGTTATTTGTGAGCAATTATTTATTACCATCTTCCCTTACAGAAGATAAGGTTCTAACTGCACTTTACCTGAACTCTGAGTActcatagatataaatatatgtgtgtatgttgtaTGTGCACATCTGTGTGtgggcacgtgtgtgtgcattgtgtgcgtgtgtgtttgtataatttttctttttttgtcatttttgccCTCACTGTTgcatctctctttctccattttgggTTCTTTGTTCTCCTAACTGAATCACACTGCTTAGCATGCCTTTCACTGAGTGGCAAAATAGCAAAATATCTAAGCACTTGAAGATCTGGAAATGCCTTCCTTCACTCTTGTTCTCTTTTTCAAGTTAGTTGGAAACATTTTCGTATTTCAAATAAAGTGTAGGATTCAACTACCAGGAGAGGAAACTCCATCTGATGGCCAAGGACCCATCTCCCCCAAACTCTTCTATTCTCTCAGGAAAACATGGCCCCACGTGGTGGGTTTAACCTGTGAGATTCAGGTCAGAGCCTCCTCCTGTTTAGGGACTTGCCCCTGCTCACCCTTTCTCCTTTgtcctttaaaaacaatttggCTCCATATACAATTCTCCACAGACTCCTAATTCCTGGAAAGTATTTCTCCCATCTCTTCTGGCGTCTCTTTTTCTATGGGGAAGTCTGGTCCCAAGAGTTTGTCATTCTATGGAtggttatttgcattttctctagGACATAATTTTAGGACTTTTGGTATTGCCCCGGGCAAGTTCTCTTCGATttttttgaggtgaaattcacataaaataaaattgaccatttaaaagtgtacaattcagtgtaagatatgtgtttttaatttacccttcaatttcttcatctaccaTGCAGAGCCAAAACAAAGATGTCATTTTTAATTGTATGCCTCATAGCACAGAGTCTTTCCTCATTTCTGTAAAAAGTTAACTCCTCATCTCATGAGCTCTTGATAGACGCcattctctcttctgtcctctGACGCTTACAATAGATATGACATTGGCCCTCCGCATTCTACTGCCCAGGAATCTTAAATTCCTTTTGTGGTCTGTCTGCACTGCATTCTgaaaaatttcctcattttttgttCTGGTTTTATAATTGGCCTTCAGATGTCTTGTCTTTCAGGGATGaaattttttcttgtcttcattCTACTGgagttttcatctctaaaatttcTAACTCATTAAAATAGTTGCCTATTCTATAAAAGTATTCCATATCTTTGCATCAGAAAatccatttctctctttatttttcagatatttaaacaCACTTAAAATTACTCTCATATTTTCCTATTGAATCTATTCCTTGCAGGCTGTAATCACCATTAATCAGTAGCTCGTTGACCATAGCATGTTCATCAAGATTGGGATGACCCTCAACTCTCCATTCTTGTCAGAAGGCTCTGCTCCCACACACCTGATCTTCCAGAGAAGGTTTTCCCAGGGCTGTCCTGGGGTTCAAGCTGACAATGGGGGACTGTTGCAGCTGTTCCTGCTTCAAGGTGTTCACTCTTCCAAACGTAGCACCTGCTGAGGGTTGTGCCCTCAGGGATGCTCCAATGGGCACCTCACACTCACATGTTGAGCAGACACCCATGGCTGACAACGCTGGATTCAATCTGTTTCAAGCCACACAGAGGAAGTTGCTTGGTGTTGACCATGGACTTGGGGCAGTTGGGACATATTCCAGTGCCTGCCTACAAACACAGGGGAGGGGAAGCACAGCTTTCAACCTTCACCTGGAGCCCTGATCCTTCCCTTCCTGTGAGGACCTGGAGGTCCTCTCTCCCTAGGACCCCTTGATGGTCCCAGGCACCAGTCGCCACTCACCTttgttctctgttctttcctGTGGTTCCCTCTCCATCTTGATaactttgtttatgtttttagaaGATATATGTGGCTAGATGTTTCAGAAACATTTTAAGTTACATTTATCAGTGTTAGGAACAGACAGGAGCTCTGGGGTGGGCACGGCAATCATCCACCTGATTGTGGAGTCCTACCTCACGATTCCTTCATGGCCCAACTCACTCTTGTCTTAACCTGACCTGGGAGTCTTTTATCCCTCCCATGAACCAGTAACATTGACTCAACAACCAATTTGATGAGGGGGTTTCATGACAACATATTgtcaatgaagaaaccaaggctcagagattGGAAATTAACTTCTAGTTCACATGCCCAGTGCATGTTgcatgaatatttaaataaaaatcacctttGTCCCCCAAATCATAGCACTAACCCACTCTTCGACCCCTGAAGCTAAGGATAGGACCCCAGGATGAGAAGGCGATTTTGATCAAGGGAACAAGGGTTTTGAGGAGGCAAGAATGACTCAGAGGTTTGTTTCCAGCAAGATGAGTGTGGACGTTtttggaagaaacaaaggaagaccATGAACTGAGCTGTGATAGAAAGAAAGCCCACACTCTGGGGCCAGAAAAGGAGTGATGTTTCCTCCCCTTATTTccctgtatttttcctttgtgctCATTGTCCCGATGACCTCGACCTGAACTGTACAGTTACATGTCGAGCGTGTGTCTCTGCTGATCTGAGCTCTGCAGTGCAGCAGGAAAGTGCATCTTCTCTGCAGCATCTCCAGGGCCTGGATGACCACTGTCCATGATGACGACCCACAGGGATGTGCTGATGGACAAGCTGAGGATGAAAGAGAACCCATGGAGGAGGATCTAACAAGGAATGACGTGCCCTAGGTCACCCTTACCTGGAAGGGGCATCTCAGGAAGACACTGGATCTATTTGCTGCAAAGACCTGTCCCTTAGTGAGATGAATCCAGATCAAGGAGAAAATGGGGGTCGGGGGAGAcactatttctatttaaaatgtctcCAGAGAGCCTGGTACAAACACAGCCCCAGCATTTGGGAGGGGtatttcctcttctcctgggGCTGCTGACATGACAACCCTGTGACTGTCTTTCCTTCCGGGTACCCAGGTCTCCTCCACCAGCACAGCCAGAGGAACCGGCAGAAGACATTATGTCCCCCAAGCTCACATTCCTGCTCTGCCTTGGTGAGAtttgaggagggggaggggaagcccTAGTCTGGGAGGGACCCCACCTCACAGCCAGGCCCTGATCTGTCAGCAGACCCCAGGAATCAGGAGACTTATGGGGAGAAGAGGTTTTGCTCAGGATTCAGGGGTAAATCTCTAACAGGAAACTCTCTTCCAGGGCTGAGTGTGGGACTGAGGACCTCAGGGCAGGCAGGTGAGTCTGTTCCCAGGTGTCCCAGATCCCAGCTTCTCACTGGGGACAAGGGACAACTACCGGGAACTGGGGAAGGAGAACAGCGGTTTGGGGCTGAGAGTTGTGGGGTGGCTGGAAGGGACTTGTGAGAGTCAGGGAACTGATGGTGGGGAATGTGTAGTGACCCAGCTTCTGATTTCCCTCCAGGGACCCTCCCTAAACCCACCATCTGGGCTGAGCCAGGCTCAGTGATCTCTTGGGGGAAGCCTGTGGCCATTTGTGGTCAGGGGACCCTGGAGGCCAAGGAGTATCTAGTGTATGGAGAGGGAAGCTCAGTGCCCTGGGACAGACAACAACCACTGAAGCCCAAGGCCAAGGTCAGGTTCTCCATCCCATACAGGGAGGAAGGACGTGCAGGGAGACATCGCTGTTACTATCTCAGCCCTACTGGCTGGTCAGTGACGCCCTGGAGCTGGTGCTGACAGATGAGAGCACACTCTGGGTCCCAGCCTCAGCTCAGGAAGGGGGTCTGTTCTCATGGGTTTGTTTCCTCTCACAGCCGAGCCCTGGGGGATATGAGGGAGCTGCAAGCCCCATTTAACacgctgcctcctcctctcctaggAATCTACAGAAAACCCTCCCTCTCAGCCCTGCCGAGCCCTGTGGTGACCTCAGGAGGGTTTGTGACCCTCCAGTGTATCTCATGGCAGGGATTTGACAGGTTCATTCTGACTAAGGAAGGAGAACACAGGCCCTCGTGGACTTTGGACTCACAGCGACGCCACAACGGGCAGTTCCAGGCCCTGTTTCCTGTGGGCCCTGTCACCCCAAGTTACAGGTGGACATTCAGATGCTGTGGCTGTTACAGGTATATCCACCAGCAGTGCTCAGAACCCAGTGATCCCGTGGAGCTCCTGGTTCCTGGTGAGCACGTCCTACCCTTGTCCCATCCATATTTTAAGGTGACAGACAAGGGTCTATACTCCCAGGAGAGCCCCAGACGAGAGGGTGGGGTGAGGGTAGCGGGCGTGTCACCTGGAGCAGAGACACAGAATGTGAGAGACAGTGAGACCTGGGGTCCAGGATGGAAAAGGGGATTTGTGGGAGGAATCAGCCCTTACAATCTACATGAGGTCTTTCTCTCAGGTGTGTCTGGGAAGCCCTCCCTCCTGAGCCAGCAGGGCTCTATCATGACCTTTGGACGGAACTTGACTCTCCAGTGTCTCTCTGACGTCGGCTATGACAGATTCGCTCTGTCCAAGGAGGGAGGACATAACCTCCCCCAGCGCCTCAGTGAACGGCCCCAGACTGGACGTTCTCAAGCTGATTTCCTCCTGGGCCGTGTGAGCTTGTCCCATGGGGGCCGGTACAGATGCTATGGTGGACACAAGTTCTCCTCCAAGTGGTCAACCCCCAGCGACCCCCTGGACATCCTGGTGGCAGGTGAGGAGCCAGTGGCTTCAGTCAGGGACCCAGACTCTGCACAGACCCTGCCAGGGGAACCCCACATGGTGATGCTGGAAAGAGGGATGTGGgttcccagggagggagggagacagagaggtggGATGGGCAGGGAGAGACTAAGAGCAAAGAGGCAGACAGAGATGAGTTTCCTCAGAGAGAGGCTTGGGGACTCTCAGTTCAGAAGAGGATACAGCCCCTCACCCGCCTTTCCTCTCTCTAGGAGTACTCCCTGACACACCCTCCCTCTCGGTGCAGCCAGGACCCACAGTAGCTGTAGGAGAGAACATGACCCTGCTGTGTCAGACACGGAGCCAGAGGGACATTTTATTTCTGTCCAAGGAGGGGACAATGGTTTCCCCCCTGCGTCTTAGATCAAAGTACCAAGCTCAGCAGTACCAGGCCCAATTCTCCATGAGTCCTGTGACCTCAGCACATGGGGGGACCTACAGGTGTTACAGCTCATTCAGCACCTCCCCTTACGAGTTGTCACACCCCAGTGACGCCCTGGAGCTCGTGGTCTCAGGTGAGAGGCACCGACTCTGTTCTGTCTGAGTCACTCAGCTCATGGCCTTGTCCCCGAGAGAAGTCTGGGGTGGGTTGGGAATGAGGGGGCCCCGAGGCAGGGTCATCCAGAGCGGGATCTGTCCCTCAAAGTATAGGAGGAAAACCGGGCCCTCCCATGCCTGCCCCTTTCCACGACACCATCACCAGAGTCCTCCaggtgggtggagggagagacTTGGGGACCACAGGGAAGATGAAGAATAATTGTGTGAGCAGAGACAGGGTGTCTGGGGGAAACTCTAGCCCGTCATCTCCTCTTGTCCTTTCTCCCAGGACCCTCTGGggaccccacctccccacccacaTGGCCCAACTTAACATCTGGTGAGTCACAGCGGCCTCTGTCCAGAGAGCTCACAGTTTCTCCAGGCCTGTCTGTCGAGACTCAGCTGACCTGACTCCTAGTCCCTCTCTCAGCACAGCTTGTCTCTAGGGGGCTGGGAGTCAGGCAGAGATGGGGGATCCACAGGGCTCCAGGGCTGTGAGGCTGGTGGATGGTGGGTGGGGTGGTCATGGCAGAGGGAGATGTTGGGTCTCAGCCTTGGAGAGGCTCAGCCGTGTGAAATGGAGAGAAGTGCCCCCCTCACCCCCAATCCTGATCCCCAGGAGGCTCAGAGGATCGACTCTCTGCAACAGAGTCAGGCCAGTGGAAGGGTAAGAGATGGTCTCTGTGGGGAGGTGGTGGGTGGGCCCATGGGGGCGAGGGCTGTGTTAAGACATCAGGAGACTCTGACATGGATGTACTtgccttttctgggcctcagtttttccaaGTGTAAAGGAGAGAAGTGTGACCTAGAGCTTAGACTCCCTGTCAGTTCTGGCTATGGGTCTGACCTCCTTGGAGAGGCAGCCTAACAGGGAAGCCCACCAGCATGTGATTTTATGGGGGCCTGTCCCTTCAGCAGCAGTGATGGTGACATTTTACAGGGGAGGGAGGACCTGGACAAGGGTCCTCGGTGTTCAGGTCCTTTCCCTTCAGCTCAGGGTGCTCAGCTGGAGTGGAAAGAGCAAGGGAGGAAGTCAGCTCCACGGGTTCAGTTTCCAGTTTGGCAGCTCCcgccctggggccctgggcagcTCATTTCTGTTCTTTGAGGCTCAGTTCTTCCTGTTTAAAGCTCCCATCCTGCTCACAGGCCTGTGATGACATTAGGCTAAATGAGGGGCCCAGGCATTACAGAGCTCGGGAACGGTAGAGCTCCCATCCCAGCCCAGACCTTCCCAGGGGCTTCACGGCCCTGCACAGTGGGGGACAGATCCCTGGAGAGATGCAAAGTCCACCTCATGCAGCCCACCCTCCCCCAGATCCTTGGCGTGTGGGGGACGGGGAGGTGATGAGGAAGGATGCTCAGCTCCATATGATACATTGGGACAGGCCTTGTCTACAGATGAAGAGCCTGGGAACAAGAAGCTggtggccaccagggggcagctGATGAGAACACAGGGAACTCACAGCTTTGGGTttgagtctcagctctgccacttcagGCTGGGTGACCTAGGCACATGatttgcctctctgtgcctcagtttccttctctgggaaATGGGCGGGTGGGGATGGCAGTCATATGTTGTGAGATTGTTGTGAGTGGGAGGAGACGAATGGAGAGACCCCagcacatgcctggcacatattaggtgctCCAATAAATGGCATCAGTGGCTCAATCATGACATCACAGGTGTCCAAGGTCTCAAACCGTACCAGAATGTTCTGATCGGGATCTCTGTGGCCTTCGTCCTGCTGCTCTTCCTCTTCGTTCTCCTCCTCATCCGACATCGACAACAGGGCAAATGCAGGACATCAGGTGAGTAGGGAACAAGGGAACCCGGGTCACAGGAGGAGGTGGGCTTAGGGCTCCAGCCAGAGGGAAACCAAAGATTGGAAGCCCAGCCTAGAAAGACTTTTCCAGAATCTCAAATcagaaaatccaaaacaaaacacTTCATTTCAGCACAGGTATACACATTAAGGTATTGTCATCTTTTCAATCTCATGAAATATtgaaacatacacacaaacctctgttaagttttccttcttttctcccaaaTCACATGTGGAAGGTGAGTGGTCATAACCTCCCAGGGCTGAGACTCTGTCCGTCTTGAGCCAGCCCAGAGACAGGCTGATCTCCAACTTCCTGCAGGGGCTGCAGACCCACCTCCCAAGGACAGAGGCCTGTACATCCGGTCATTCTCGCCACAAAGACCCCAGACTCCCACCTCGCCCTTGGCCCCATGTCTGTCTCTAACACTCCCGTCTCCTCCCCAAGCTCCAGCCCAGCTGCTGATGCCCAGGAAGAGACCCTCTGTGAGAAGAAGAGGAGGTGCTGccctgggggtgggcacagagattTCAGTAGGCCCCGGGGGAATAtgcttgggggggggggcgtggtcCCAAGATGTGGGATGAGTAGGACTGAAATTCCCTCTGAGTGACTCGGGCCATCTCCTCACCCCTGGACCTCAGTAGCCCACCCGGGAGCAGAGTGACCTTCAGCCCTGAGAGACCTCAGGGAATCCTGACAAGAGACACACCCCCTGTTCTGCCCCAGCAGAT comes from Equus asinus isolate D_3611 breed Donkey chromosome 26, EquAss-T2T_v2, whole genome shotgun sequence and encodes:
- the LOC106840903 gene encoding leukocyte immunoglobulin-like receptor subfamily B member 5 isoform X21, coding for MSPKLTFLLCLGIYRKPSLSALPSPVVTSGGFVTLQCISWQGFDRFILTKEGEHRPSWTLDSQRRHNGQFQALFPVGPVTPSYRWTFRCCGCYRYIHQQCSEPSDPVELLVPGVSGKPSLLSQQGSIMTFGRNLTLQCLSDVGYDRFALSKEGGHNLPQRLSERPQTGRSQADFLLGRVSLSHGGRYRCYGGHKFSSKWSTPSDPLDILVAGVLPDTPSLSVQPGPTVAVGENMTLLCQTRSQRDILFLSKEGTMVSPLRLRSKYQAQQYQAQFSMSPVTSAHGGTYRCYSSFSTSPYELSHPSDALELVVSGPSGDPTSPPTWPNLTSGVQGLKPYQNVLIGISVAFVLLLFLFVLLLIRHRQQGKCRTSAPAQLLMPRKRPSVRRRGDATVKNTQPEEGVELHPQAAASDAPQDVIYAQLNHLTLGRKTTPPSSQSEEPPAEPSVYSALAIH
- the LOC106840903 gene encoding leukocyte immunoglobulin-like receptor subfamily B member 5 isoform X14 gives rise to the protein MSPKLTFLLCLGLSVGLRTSGQAGIYRKPSLSALPSPVVTSGGFVTLQCISWQGFDRFILTKEGEHRPSWTLDSQRRHNGQFQALFPVGPVTPSYRWTFRCCGCYRYIHQQCSEPSDPVELLVPGVSGKPSLLSQQGSIMTFGRNLTLQCLSDVGYDRFALSKEGGHNLPQRLSERPQTGRSQADFLLGRVSLSHGGRYRCYGGHKFSSKWSTPSDPLDILVAGVLPDTPSLSVQPGPTVAVGENMTLLCQTRSQRDILFLSKEGTMVSPLRLRSKYQAQQYQAQFSMSPVTSAHGGTYRCYSSFSTSPYELSHPSDALELVVSGPSGDPTSPPTWPNLTSGGSEDRLSATESGQWKGVQGLKPYQNVLIGISVAFVLLLFLFVLLLIRHRQQGKCRTSGAADPPPKDRGLYIRSFSPQRPQTPTSPLAPCLSLTLPSPPQAPAQLLMPRKRPSVRRRGGAALGVGTEIS
- the LOC106840903 gene encoding leukocyte immunoglobulin-like receptor subfamily B member 5 isoform X7, with the translated sequence MSPKLTFLLCLGLSVGLRTSGQAGIYRKPSLSALPSPVVTSGGFVTLQCISWQGFDRFILTKEGEHRPSWTLDSQRRHNGQFQALFPVGPVTPSYRWTFRCCGCYRYIHQQCSEPSDPVELLVPGVSGKPSLLSQQGSIMTFGRNLTLQCLSDVGYDRFALSKEGGHNLPQRLSERPQTGRSQADFLLGRVSLSHGGRYRCYGGHKFSSKWSTPSDPLDILVAGVLPDTPSLSVQPGPTVAVGENMTLLCQTRSQRDILFLSKEGTMVSPLRLRSKYQAQQYQAQFSMSPVTSAHGGTYRCYSSFSTSPYELSHPSDALELVVSGPSGDPTSPPTWPNLTSGGSEDRLSATESGQWKGVQGLKPYQNVLIGISVAFVLLLFLFVLLLIRHRQQGKCRTSGAADPPPKDRGLYIRSFSPQRPQTPTSPLAPCLSLTLPSPPQAPAQLLMPRKRPSVRRRGADATVKNTQPEEGVELHPQCGQLTGGSQP
- the LOC106840903 gene encoding leukocyte immunoglobulin-like receptor subfamily B member 5 isoform X23, whose amino-acid sequence is MSPKLTFLLCLGLSVGLRTSGQAGIYRKPSLSALPSPVVTSGGFVTLQCISWQGFDRFILTKEGEHRPSWTLDSQRRHNGQFQALFPVGPVTPSYRWTFRCCGCYRYIHQQCSEPSDPVELLVPGVSGKPSLLSQQGSIMTFGRNLTLQCLSDVGYDRFALSKEGGHNLPQRLSERPQTGRSQADFLLGRVSLSHGGRYRCYGGHKFSSKWSTPSDPLDILVAGVLPDTPSLSVQPGPTVAVGENMTLLCQTRSQRDILFLSKEGTMVSPLRLRSKYQAQQYQAQFSMSPVTSAHGGTYRCYSSFSTSPYELSHPSDALELVVSGPSGDPTSPPTWPNLTSGVQGLKPYQNVLIGISVAFVLLLFLFVLLLIRHRQQGKCRTSDATVKNTQPEEGVELHPQAAASDAPQDVIYAQLNHLTLGRKTTPPSSQSEEPPAEPSVYSALAIH
- the LOC106840903 gene encoding leukocyte immunoglobulin-like receptor subfamily B member 5 isoform X13, which produces MSPKLTFLLCLGIYRKPSLSALPSPVVTSGGFVTLQCISWQGFDRFILTKEGEHRPSWTLDSQRRHNGQFQALFPVGPVTPSYRWTFRCCGCYRYIHQQCSEPSDPVELLVPGVSGKPSLLSQQGSIMTFGRNLTLQCLSDVGYDRFALSKEGGHNLPQRLSERPQTGRSQADFLLGRVSLSHGGRYRCYGGHKFSSKWSTPSDPLDILVAGVLPDTPSLSVQPGPTVAVGENMTLLCQTRSQRDILFLSKEGTMVSPLRLRSKYQAQQYQAQFSMSPVTSAHGGTYRCYSSFSTSPYELSHPSDALELVVSGPSGDPTSPPTWPNLTSGGSEDRLSATESGQWKGVQGLKPYQNVLIGISVAFVLLLFLFVLLLIRHRQQGKCRTSAPAQLLMPRKRPSVRRRGADATVKNTQPEEGVELHPQAAASDAPQDVIYAQLNHLTLGRKTTPPSSQSEEPPAEPSVYSALAIH
- the LOC106840903 gene encoding leukocyte immunoglobulin-like receptor subfamily B member 5 isoform X25 is translated as MSPKLTFLLCLGIYRKPSLSALPSPVVTSGGFVTLQCISWQGFDRFILTKEGEHRPSWTLDSQRRHNGQFQALFPVGPVTPSYRWTFRCCGCYRYIHQQCSEPSDPVELLVPGVSGKPSLLSQQGSIMTFGRNLTLQCLSDVGYDRFALSKEGGHNLPQRLSERPQTGRSQADFLLGRVSLSHGGRYRCYGGHKFSSKWSTPSDPLDILVAGVLPDTPSLSVQPGPTVAVGENMTLLCQTRSQRDILFLSKEGTMVSPLRLRSKYQAQQYQAQFSMSPVTSAHGGTYRCYSSFSTSPYELSHPSDALELVVSGPSGDPTSPPTWPNLTSGVQGLKPYQNVLIGISVAFVLLLFLFVLLLIRHRQQGKCRTSDATVKNTQPEEGVELHPQAAASDAPQDVIYAQLNHLTLGRKTTPPSSQSEEPPAEPSVYSALAIH